Genomic DNA from Prunus persica cultivar Lovell chromosome G1, Prunus_persica_NCBIv2, whole genome shotgun sequence:
TTTTAAAAGGACCAATAGTGCTGACAACATGACCATGAGATAAAAGAAGGTCCAGGTGCGCATATCACTTATGATTTGGACTTAGTTTATGCTTAAAGTTTTGATAATCATGAACCTAATCCTCATTCTCACCAAAATCATGGTGGCATGTGTATATCCAAAACACCTTTCAAAGGCATTGTATTGAGAAaccttaaaataatattttgaatgaCTAAAAACACCACAAGGCATTATGATGCACCAGGGACATTGCCTCCCCTGTCACAGACACAATCAAACAACCAAGCACCCAAAAGTGGGAGGGCATTGAAAAGAACCAGAGAAATTAAAGAGATGCATATGAATGTTGAAGGATGAAGGATGAAGGGTGAAGAATAATATGGGTTCAATCAATAATTCTGAATAAATCCAGAcccaaaatcataaaaatcttatcactaaatatctatCTCAGATTTCCATTGCAAATACTGCAGGAAACAAAACAAGTCACCTTCAATTCAATCCAGATTGGTGACTTCAAATGCTAagcaaaataaaagcaaaccTATGATCTCTTTATTGGACACCTATACCTGCCCTACTATGTGATTAAATTAGGTTTGgcataatgattttttttttttttttgggggttctATGGGAAGATTGAAGAACAGAACCAATGATTGCACCACAGAATCTCTTCATCCATGGCACTTGGTTTCCCTGATTATGCCAATCACTTCTTTAATGAACAACAAACTCTTCTTCCTTTGTGGTTTACCCACCAGAATCTTTGCTTTTAAGTACAGCTAGCTCTCCTTCTTTCCTTTCACTATGTCACTAAAATAAACTTTAATTCAAGATGAACAACAAGTCATTTACCTTTTGGTACAGACTCCCTCCCTCCTCCCTTTTAGTCGGCAAAATTTGATTGGCACCTCTGGTTCATAGTCATACTGCCGAATTTTCAGGCTTTACTGAGCTGTGATAATATAACGGACCAATTAAATTTTGACGTATCCCTTCACCAAATCGATCTTAAGTcttcttttattatataaaactAAGCAATTAGGGCATGCGGTCATTCTGCGAGGATAAAAGATAGAAGTTAACTAGAAGGATATAATTAATAACTACGAAGGAAGGACGACATGCTTTTGAAAAACCAACTTATAGCTGTCTAAACATTCATCTCccttcgaccaaaaaaaataaaaaaacactcaTCTCTCATCCATTAGTCTTTTCTTTAGGTTATTTTCTGCTCTAAGTTGGAACATTTCTTTGACATAGGTTTGACTAGTTTTACTTCCTTTTGAAATTCAACTTACCATCCTAGTTTCTCTAGAAGAATGCCATTGCATTATTTAGGTCATCATCAACATCTCTACAAAAGCATTGACAGACCTAACCTGGGTAATGAATGATCATTTAAACCATTCAAGAACGTGTTCCACCAAATTCAGGAAGAAAACAATGGCTCGTTTGGTGTTTAGGATTGGATAACTTGCTAAATGTAAGGCATattgaaagaagaaatgaagaaacttCGTCCAACTTGAAGGTAGAGGATGGATTACTCATGAAGAAAACTAATCTCTTCTAATCCCCACAAAATGATAGGATATCAACATCTTCTAACTTATCCCTCCTAATcccccaaaatgaaaaatcattcaCATCTACATTCATTTCCTCCTTCAACATACTCCAAATTTGGTGAGTTATCCAACCCAATCCTAGGCACCAAACGAGTCCCTATCATTAACAAAACCCGCCTATCAATAAGtggacttttttttgttgtctaaatttcaatatataatattttactaCTGAGGCTCAGATTCAGTTATTTATTAAATCCCTAATTCAATACACCCTCCACCTCTCTTTTCCGAATATGTTTAGACAGACAAAATGATGAGTATCATTACAGGGCCATTCTAATAGAATGACAAATTACGCAAACTAGTTGGTAGATAAACCTGCACGCTCAAGCAATCGGTTTTCACATGACCAATAATCTCCTGAGATAAAAATCTATTTAGCATGTTCATATGGTATGTCTTCAAGCACATATCATTAAATAGATAATTGATATATCTAATTTTCTATCAATAATAGGCTTCTATTgcttggaatttcatattggGGCAAATAGTTGTTTCTGGACAACAGACAGAATCAATCAActttaatcaattaattaattcaattaGGGACATGTGAAGGCGAAAGTATTGTGTACATGCTATTATGCTAACCAATCAGCACCCTGCTGTAACGGTGGGTTTAGAGCCTTTAACATCGGCTCACAGCTGGGAAAACTGGTTTTCAGATTCAGTTGCCAGACGAGGTCAACACGGAAAACCAGATGATCATATTACTACTTACATGTAACGTAAGAGCATCAACCTatatttgtttcttctgtTTAAAGTAAAACTTACATCAGGGCATCTATGTCCTCTTCCATGCATTGCTATGATTGCAAAAATGTGGGCCATCCCTACGTATGAACTCCAGATAAAACCCATGCAAGTTCTATAAACTCCCCAAGGGAGATGATCTAGACTTGACCACCGAATAAGTTCAATTTAAACTTGTAATATGGCCCCAAATCGGGGCCCAATCCAGTACACAGATCTGGACATGTTAACCTATTTCTATGGGCCAAAAGGAAGGGTAACTAACAGCATAGCAGAAGGCTCTGATTTCCTTTGATAACAGTGACTTGAAGCGAATGGCTCAAACATGTGCTTGTAAAAATGATGGAAGGGATTGAACAGAGTGACTACTAGATATTTTATTAGAAAGTTAAAGAATACAAGATTCCTGAGGTGATAGAATGTAATGGGTGCAGCAAGATGGATAGTGCAATGAATTATCCCAGAAAACTGTAGTTTATGAATGATGACCAAAGACAGCATTTTAAATAAGATAACTTGGAAACATCTTCTCAAGGTTTTGTAAATCAACAAGTAGCCTATAGCTTGTCTGGAGCTGGACTAAATATATCATAGCTAGGGAAAGCAATTGGGGCCTACAACTCCAGTCCAGTGAAGTATGGTAATCAAACAGTTTGTCCATGGAGTTGGCCTTGGCATAGATATGCAACACAGACTAGTCAACCACATAAACACCACAGAAGTATGCAGTACAATTTAGTACAAtttactttcatttcatttctacACAAAACTAATCTTTCAGACTGATATAGCCATTCATTGCAAAATGAAATTCCACAGCCATGAGTAACGCCAAGAAGAAGAGTATCATATCAGCTCAGAATTTGGAAAACATCTAATGGACGaggaaaagcaaacatacCAAGCACAAGAAAAAAGGCCTTACCGCTCAAGCTTGATCAGATAATTAATGCACATCTACATATGAGCTCAAGTAGGCAGAGGTCCACGAAAATTGCTTCGGCCTCCAGAGCTGAACATCAATACACCTAATGCAATGATCCAGAGCAAGAAACATACTATCACTATGTAAGTTTTTGCTGACAGAAGCTCTGCAGCCCGGTCCCTCTTTACAGGCAAAGTGTGGAAGTCCTCTATGACAATCTCAAGCAGTGCATCCAGAAGCTTCTTAGATTTGGTATCCAAGCCGGCATTCGAGACCTGAGTCCGAGCTTCCCTGAGAAAGCCCGCTACAATCTCAGCCTCCACAGAACCAAAGTTTGAGGCAACGTATTCGCTTGATTTTCCAATACTCAGAGAGACATGGTCTGGTTCGTCCTTATCAACACTGGCCTGTGGAGACGGAATGAGATCAGAGGAGAAGGAAGTCTCTGATGAAGCTGAGAGAGCTTGATCTGGCACCAGCATCAGACTCTGAAATTTTCGTCCAAGAAAAAAGCATCAGACTCTGAAAGAGTAAATATACAATTAAAATCCTCACAATCACAACAATGGAAGTCTAATCAACCAAACAGCATCACTCAGATACTTCATGTCATTCTTTCCGATATTTTCTCAGTAACCAAACAGTGAAAATTAAGATCGAATTAAAGCTTCACAACATCAAAACTCATCCAAAGCAAATCTATCTGAGCTATATATACGAAATCAGGAACGGAGAAATAAATCGAAGTTAAAACTCATGCATACttgtagaaaataaatacacaaaatcGAAATAAATATCTGCATAAAATTTGAAACgagaaattcaaaatcaaaatcggATTGTAATTCAAGTCTACCGCGGTGATGTCTCCATCATCATTGACCTCGGAAATCTCAGAAACTGGAGTAGAATCCAGAGAATTGTTTGAAGTGTCCACTGTTACATCTTCGGAAACTGAGGAAAAAACAGTGTTTAAGCTCTTCTTTGGAATCTGCAAGGAAATCGAAGCTTATTAGAGATGGAAATCCCTGAGATGAGAAAACTAGGGTTTCGAAATCATACATTCTTCTTGGATACGCGATTCGCGAGCT
This window encodes:
- the LOC18793300 gene encoding uncharacterized protein LOC18793300, coding for MRENQTPLKDQARPSKLANRVSKKNIPKKSLNTVFSSVSEDVTVDTSNNSLDSTPVSEISEVNDDGDITASLMLVPDQALSASSETSFSSDLIPSPQASVDKDEPDHVSLSIGKSSEYVASNFGSVEAEIVAGFLREARTQVSNAGLDTKSKKLLDALLEIVIEDFHTLPVKRDRAAELLSAKTYIVIVCFLLWIIALGVLMFSSGGRSNFRGPLPT